A genomic stretch from Xiphophorus maculatus strain JP 163 A chromosome 16, X_maculatus-5.0-male, whole genome shotgun sequence includes:
- the c16h17orf75 gene encoding protein Njmu-R1 isoform X2: protein MFSSQTSSFQDSIDVEERDEFDSEDIVGYSQKIQLNCYYTIYLYQGTSLTLIDSSLPSEAEPELRTYISRRLSKGALLGGMGNIATVELSLPEQAVGCYCCLLEQEKSPEQPDADGNGYVICFMGGSEKGLNLFRLELDKYVQGLHSSLQTPELQNLETEVRPYLSRWYEESVMHIYRVVQLVQSNISFLLHAALSHTHVEVTNSDERTKADVSRFIKAASLQGLSQQDTTTASLCKAMSEDTQSDVVIDCSSSPPTLTNTVSNRFCDGWIQAFLNAAERCNPFLLRQILENFKLKAIQDMNSLKRFVRQAEMSHYALFRCCQFLQGCGNGDVLLQNARAEHSDLPEACNIIAVLDEFLSEQTQA from the exons ATGTTTTCTTCCCAGACTTCGTCTTTCCAGGATTCAATCGACGTGGAGGAGAGAGATGAATTTGACAGCGAAGATATTGTTGGATACAGCCAGAAAATTCAGCTGAACTGCTACTACACCATCTATCTTTATCAGGGCACAAG CTTGACACTAATTGACAGCAGCCTTCCTTCAGAAGCAGAACCGGAGCTGCGGACCTATATTTCAAGGCGGCTGAGTAAAGGAGCTCTTCTTGGAGGCATGGGCAACATTGCCACTGTGGAACTGAG TCTTCCAGAACAGGCAGTCGGCTGCTACTGCTGTCTACTGGAGCAGGAAAAGTCTCCAGAGCAGCCGGACGCTGATGGAAATGGATACGTCATCTGCTTCATGGGGGGCTCCGAAAAGGGACTAAACTT ATTTAGATTAGAGCTCGATAAATATGTCCAAGGACTACACAGCAGCCTTCAAACTCCAGAG CTGCAGAACCTTGAGACTGAAGTCCGTCCCTATCTGAGCCGCTGGTACGAGGAGTCGGTCATGCACATTTATCGAGTAGTGCAGCTGGTCCAGAGCAACATCAGCTTCCTGCTGCATGCT GCTCTCAGCCACACACACGTGGAAGTCACCAATTCAGACGAGAGGACAAAGGCCGACGTGTCCAG GTTCATTAAAGCAGCCAGTTTGCAGGGCCTGTCTCAGCAGGACACCACCACAGCCTCTCTGTGCAAAGCCATGTCGGAGGACACACAGTCTGATGTGGTTATCGACTGCTCCTCCAGCCCGCCCACGCTCACTAACACCG TCAGTAACCGTTTCTGCGACGGCTGGATTCAGGCGTTTCTAAACGCTGCGGAGCGCTGCAACCCCTTCCTGCTCAGACAGATTCTGGAGAACTTCAAGCTGAAG GCCATCCAGGACATGAACAGCCTGAAGCGCTTCGTGCGTCAGGCCGAGATGAGTCACTACGCCCTGTTCCGCTGCTGCCAGTTCCTGCAGGGCTGCGGGAACGGAGACGTGCTGCTGCAGAATGCCCGGGCGGAGCACAGCGACCTGCCCGAAGCCTGCAACATCATCGCCGTCCTGGATGAATTCCTCAGTGAACAGACTCAGGCCTGA
- the c16h17orf75 gene encoding protein Njmu-R1 isoform X1 yields MFSSQTSSFQDSIDVEERDEFDSEDIVGYSQKIQLNCYYTIYLYQGTRSEACGENVAWNQRRADSTTSHDDFSLTLIDSSLPSEAEPELRTYISRRLSKGALLGGMGNIATVELSLPEQAVGCYCCLLEQEKSPEQPDADGNGYVICFMGGSEKGLNLFRLELDKYVQGLHSSLQTPELQNLETEVRPYLSRWYEESVMHIYRVVQLVQSNISFLLHAALSHTHVEVTNSDERTKADVSRFIKAASLQGLSQQDTTTASLCKAMSEDTQSDVVIDCSSSPPTLTNTVSNRFCDGWIQAFLNAAERCNPFLLRQILENFKLKAIQDMNSLKRFVRQAEMSHYALFRCCQFLQGCGNGDVLLQNARAEHSDLPEACNIIAVLDEFLSEQTQA; encoded by the exons ATGTTTTCTTCCCAGACTTCGTCTTTCCAGGATTCAATCGACGTGGAGGAGAGAGATGAATTTGACAGCGAAGATATTGTTGGATACAGCCAGAAAATTCAGCTGAACTGCTACTACACCATCTATCTTTATCAGGGCACAAG ATCTGAGGCCTGTGGAGAAAATGTGGCGTGGAACCAGAGACGTGCAGACTCCACAACAAGTCACGATGACTTTAG CTTGACACTAATTGACAGCAGCCTTCCTTCAGAAGCAGAACCGGAGCTGCGGACCTATATTTCAAGGCGGCTGAGTAAAGGAGCTCTTCTTGGAGGCATGGGCAACATTGCCACTGTGGAACTGAG TCTTCCAGAACAGGCAGTCGGCTGCTACTGCTGTCTACTGGAGCAGGAAAAGTCTCCAGAGCAGCCGGACGCTGATGGAAATGGATACGTCATCTGCTTCATGGGGGGCTCCGAAAAGGGACTAAACTT ATTTAGATTAGAGCTCGATAAATATGTCCAAGGACTACACAGCAGCCTTCAAACTCCAGAG CTGCAGAACCTTGAGACTGAAGTCCGTCCCTATCTGAGCCGCTGGTACGAGGAGTCGGTCATGCACATTTATCGAGTAGTGCAGCTGGTCCAGAGCAACATCAGCTTCCTGCTGCATGCT GCTCTCAGCCACACACACGTGGAAGTCACCAATTCAGACGAGAGGACAAAGGCCGACGTGTCCAG GTTCATTAAAGCAGCCAGTTTGCAGGGCCTGTCTCAGCAGGACACCACCACAGCCTCTCTGTGCAAAGCCATGTCGGAGGACACACAGTCTGATGTGGTTATCGACTGCTCCTCCAGCCCGCCCACGCTCACTAACACCG TCAGTAACCGTTTCTGCGACGGCTGGATTCAGGCGTTTCTAAACGCTGCGGAGCGCTGCAACCCCTTCCTGCTCAGACAGATTCTGGAGAACTTCAAGCTGAAG GCCATCCAGGACATGAACAGCCTGAAGCGCTTCGTGCGTCAGGCCGAGATGAGTCACTACGCCCTGTTCCGCTGCTGCCAGTTCCTGCAGGGCTGCGGGAACGGAGACGTGCTGCTGCAGAATGCCCGGGCGGAGCACAGCGACCTGCCCGAAGCCTGCAACATCATCGCCGTCCTGGATGAATTCCTCAGTGAACAGACTCAGGCCTGA